The following proteins come from a genomic window of Accipiter gentilis chromosome 2, bAccGen1.1, whole genome shotgun sequence:
- the ZHX1 gene encoding zinc fingers and homeoboxes protein 1, whose product MASKRKSTTPCMVLANEQDPDLEMVSDLEEGPPILTPADNPTAESVTSDEDVHEYVDSDNQKNTSKVEGGYECKYCTFQTPDLNMFTFHVDSEHPNVVLNSSYVCVECNFLTKRYDALSEHNLKYHPGEENFKLTMVKRNNQTIFEQTVNDLTFDGSFVREENAEQADSSEVSSSGISISKTPIMKMMKNKTESKRIAVFHNVVDDIPGEEKGTENEPNSEEVVENPPPAVSESKASHSVVCSAADVASAVVTPAPVLQPGVAQVITAVTAPQNSNLIPKVLIPVNSIPAYNTALDNNPLLLNTYNKFPYPTMSEITVLSTQAKYTEEQIKIWFSAQRLKHGVSWTPEEVEEARRKQFNGTVHTVPQTITVIPAHISAASNGLPSILQTCQIVGQPGLVLTQVAGANTLPVTAPIALTVAGVPNQTQLQKSQIHTAQPIAETKQVAAVPAPQPIKNESTLINPDSFGIRAKKTKEQLAELKVSYLKNQFPQDSEIVRLMKITGLTKGEIKKWFSDTRYNQRNSKNNHGIHLNSDSCATIVIDSSDEMNESPTGVTPQSKSSWSAFPDFTPQKFKEKTAEQLQVLQASFLNNPVLTDEEMNRLRAQTKLTRREIDAWFTERRKSNVSKEERADLNESNVGSSKEEAGETSVGDGAAGAKSGCSTSSKIGKKSPEQLHMLKSSFVRTQWPSPQEYNKLAEETGLPRSEIVSWFGDTRYAWKNGGLKWYYYYQSANANSLNGQGFTRKRGRGRPKGRGRGRPRGRPRGSKRLNCWDRGVSVIKFKTGTAILKDYYMKHKFLNEQDLDELVAKSHMGYEQVREWFAERQRRLELGIELFDENEEEDEMLEDQEDEEETDDSDTWEPPRHVKRKLSKSD is encoded by the coding sequence ATGGCAAGTAAACGAAAATCAACAACACCGTGCATGGTCTTAGCCAACGAGCAGGATCCGGATCTAGAAATGGTATCAGACTTGGAGGAAGGACCACCTATACTCACGCCAGCAGATAACCCTACAGCAGAGAGTGTAACAAGTGATGAGGATGTTCATGAGTATGTGGATTCAGACAATCAGAAAAATACAAGTAAAGTAGAAGGTGGTTATGAGTGTAAATACTGTACTTTTCAAACTCCAGATCTCAATATGTTTACTTTTCATGTAGATTCAGAACATCCCAATGTCGTATTAAATTCATCCTATGTTTGTGTAGAATGCAATTTTCTTACCAAAAGATATGATGCGCTCTCAGAACATAATTTGAAGTACCACCCTGGAGAGGAGAATTTTAAATTGACCATGGTGAAACGTAATAATCAGACAATCTTTGAACAGACAGTAAATGATCTCACTTTTGATGGGAGTTTTGTTAGAGAAGAAAATGCTGAACAGGCCGACTCCTCTGAGGTCTCCTCATCAGGGATCTCAATTAGCAAAACTCCTATTatgaaaatgatgaaaaacaaaactgagagtAAACGTATCGCTGTTTTCCACAATGTAGTTGATGACATTCCTGGTGAAGAAAAGGGAACTGAAAATGAGCCAAACTCTGAAGAAGTAGTAGAAAACCCACCACCAGCAGTTTCTGAGTCAAAAGCAAGCCATTCAGTTGTTTGCAGTGCAGCAGATGTGGCTAGTGCGGTAGTGACTCCAGCACCAGTTCTTCAGCCTGGAGTGGCACAGGTTATAACAGCTGTTACAGCTCCGCAGAACTCAAACCTGATTCCAAAAGTCCTAATACCTGTAAATAGCATTCCAGCCTATAACACTGCTTTGGATAACAATCCTCTTTTGCTTAACACCTACAACAAATTCCCATATCCAACCATGTCAGAAATCACTGTTCTTTCCACTCAAGCTAAGTACACAGAGGAACAGATTAAAATATGGTTTTCTGCGCAGCGTCTGAAACACGGTGTGAGTTGGACACCGGAGGAAGTGGAGGAAGCAAGGAGGAAACAATTTAATGGCACAGTGCATACTGTGCCACAGACAATTACTGTTATTCCAGCACACATTTCTGCCGCTAGCAATGGTTTACCTTCAATTTTACAGACATGCCAAATAGTTGGTCAACCAGGGCTTGTTCTCACTCAAGTTGCAGGTGCAAATACATTACCAGTAACAGCCCCAATAGCTTTGACTGTAGCGGGAGTCCCAAACCAAACACAGTTACAGAAGAGTCAGATTCACACTGCTCAGCCTATTGCAGAAACCAAACAAGTAGCTGCTGTTCCAGCCCCTCAGCCTATCAAAAATGAATCCACGCTGATAAATCCCGACTCCTTCGGCATCCGAGCAAAAAAAACTAAGGAACAGCTGGCAGAATTGAAAGTCAGCTACCTTAAAAATCAGTTTCCTCAAGATTCAGAAATTGTTAGACTTATGAAAATAACGGGCCTGACTAAAGGAGAGATCAAAAAATGGTTCAGCGATACACGCTACAATCAGAGAAACTCAAAGAATAATCATGGGATTCATCTCAACAGTGATTCGTGTGCCACCATTGTTATTGATTCAAGCGATGAAATGAATGAGTCTCCAACGGGAGTCACTCCACAGAGCAAGTCATCGTGGAGTGCTTTTCCTGATTTCACCCCACAGAAATTCAAAGAGAAGACTGCTGAACAGCTGCAAGTCCTCCAAGCAAGTTTTCTTAATAACCCTGTCCTTACTGATGAAGAGATGAATAGGTTAAGAGCCCAAACCAAACTGACCAGGAGAGAGATTGATGCCTGgtttacagaaagaagaaaatcaaatgtCTCAAAGGAAGAAAGAGCTGACTTGAATGAGAGCAATGTTGGCAGCTCAAAAGAAGAGGCTGGAGAAACATctgtgggagatggagcagcAGGAGCAAAATCAGGGTGTTCTACTTCAAGCAAAATAGGCAAAAAATCACCAGAGCAGTTGCACATGCTTAAAAGTTCCTTTGTCCGTACTCAGTGGCCATCTCCGCAAGAATACAACAAGCTAGCAGAAGAAACTGGGCTCCCAAGATCAGAAATTGTGAGCTGGTTTGGAGATACTCGCTATGCCTGGAAAAATGGTGGATTGAAATGGTATTATTATTACCAGAGCGCCAATGCAAACAGTCTGAACGGCCAAGGCTTTacaagaaagagagggagaggaagaccaaaagggagggggagagggaggccTCGGGGGAGGCCTCGGGGAAGCAAGAGGTTAAATTGCTGGGACAGAGGTGTGTCTGTCATAAAATTCAAAACTGGAACAGCAATCCTGAAGGACTACTATATGAAGCACAAATTCCTTAATGAGCAAGACCTCGATGAACTAGTAGCCAAATCTCACATGGGATACGAGCAGGTCAGAGAGTGGTTTGCAGAAAGGCAAAGAAGATTAGAACTTGGAATAGAGCTGTTTGATGAGAACGAGGAGGAAGACGAAATGCTGGAAGAtcaggaagatgaggaagaaacGGATGATAGTGATACTTGGGAACCCCCCCGACATGTTAAGCGTAAACTTTCAAAATCAGATTGA